A DNA window from Primulina tabacum isolate GXHZ01 chromosome 12, ASM2559414v2, whole genome shotgun sequence contains the following coding sequences:
- the LOC142520097 gene encoding uncharacterized protein LOC142520097 → MKGLSSPLNSTAILPSPVLLWRFKVLLFILWGFSCCKIGWDSVMRMNTDLRDLFLYEAFLYYNPLLLVTMMVWLWGICLWVFSQANVGYAKIFDLDPNHLTHREIWKSATWMTIIVPTSMTAYLYLYSHGEVLLAAFQPILLYAAVAMILIFPFDIFYLSSRYYFLRTIWRIVFPLQAITFADFFLADIFTSMSKVFSDLERSVCRMVHRQVATVAWFEADSVCGSHSVAIPIVLVLPYIFRLFQCLRQYKDTRERTTLLNALKYSTAVPVIFLSALKYHVFPNKWTDIYRPMWLLSSILNSLYSFYWDITRDWDLSCFTRVFKFSRPHFLSHLLYGRTWVYFWVIGSNLILRCTWTYKLSAHLRHNYITVFAISALEMLRRFQWIFFRVENEWNKMNSKSSHVQLSILDIPNEEEKLLNSNSHNV, encoded by the exons ATGAAAGGTTTGAGCTCACCGTTGAACAGCACGGCAATTTTACCATCCCCAGTTCTGCTGTGGAGATTCAAG GTACTCTTATTTATCTTATGGGGATTCAGTTGTTGCAAG ATTGGATGGGATTCGGTTATGAGAATGAACACAGACCTGAGAGATTTATTTTTATACGAGGCTTTTTTGTATTATAATCCACTTCTTCTTGTG ACCATGATGGTTTGGCTTTGGGGAATATGTTTATGGGTTTTTTCCCAGGCTAATGTTGGTTATGCTAAAATTTTTGACTTAGATCCAAATCATCTCACTCATCGAGAAATATGGAAG AGTGCTACCTGGATGACGATCATTGTCCCAACTAGCATGACAGCATATCTATATCTTTATTCACATGGAGAAGTTTTATTGGCTGCATTCCAACCA ATACTCTTGTATGCAGCTGTTGCAATGATCCTCATATTTccatttgatatattttatttgtcaTCTCGCTACTACTTCTTGCGGACCATTTGGCGGATAGTGTTCCCATTGCAG GCTATAACGTTTGCTGACTTCTTTTTAGCAGATATATTCACTTCTATGTCAAAG GTTTTCTCCGACCTGGAGCGTTCAGTATGTCGAATGGTCCATCGACAG GTTGCTACTGTTGCATGGTTTGAGGCGGATTCTGTTTGTGGAAGCCACTCTGTTGCGATACCCATTGTTCTAGTTTTGCCTTACATTTTTCGTCTCTTTCAGTGTCTTCGGCAGTACAAAGATACTAGAGAGAGGACAACTCTTTTAAATG CCTTGAAGTATTCAACGGCAGTGCCAGTTATTTTTCTGTCAGCTCTAAAGTATCATGTGTTTCCTAACAAATGGACGGATATTTATCGGCCTATGTGGCTTCTGTCGAGTATATTGAACTCTTTGTACTCATTCTACTGGGATATAACTCGAGATTGGGATTTGAG TTGTTTCACTCGAGTCTTCAAGTTCAGCAGACCGCATTTCTTGTCCCACTTGTTATATGGACGGACATGG GTTTACTTTTGGGTGATTGGAAGCAATCTCATCCTACGATGTACATGGACGTACAAGCTGTCGGCTCATCTTCGCCATAATTACATCACTGTTTTCGCAATATCGGCCCTGGAGATGCTTCGACGCTTCCAATGGATTTTCTTTCGTGTTGAAAATGAGTGGAACAAGATGAACTCGAAGTCTTCTCATGTTCAATTATCTATTCTTGACATTCCAAATGAAGAAGAGAAACTACTCAATTCCAACAGTCATAATGTGTAG